The window CCCGTCAACATGACCTGAGACAAAATGGCCGCCGAATCGTCCATTCGAGGACATGGCCCGCTCTAAATTCACTGGACTGCCTGATGTCAGCTGATCCAGTGATGTCGCTTTGACCGTCTCTGGCATCACATCTGCTGCGAACTGTACTTTTGTAAAGCTTGTGACTGTAAGACATACACCATTGATCGCAATACTGTCTCCGAGGTGAACATCTTCTAGCACACGGCTGCACTTTATGACAATTTCCATGGCATCTGCTGACTTTTTACTTAATGACTGTACGGTGCCAACTTCTTCAATTATCCCCGTAAACATGTGATCCTCCCTTTCTTTTCATTTGTATTTCTCACTTTATAAAAAAGCGATGTTAGGGACATGTGATCGATTGAGCACCTTCGTCGCTTTTTAAGGTCCATACAAGGTAGATGAGGGATCACCTAATAAACACTGCATGCCGGTCTATTAACTACATGTACATACAGAAAGCCCCGGAAAAAATTCCGGGGCTTTGGCTTTTTTGCATCAGAAATAAAACTATGATCAACAAATATTTTTCGTTCATAGCTTTCTTTATCCTTCTCCCATCCAGACTTTCACTGTCGGCTTCAGCTTTTCACTGAATCAACCGTTAATAAATTAACGGGTCACGGGCTGTAAAGCATTTGCTTTATTACCGTCGGTCGGGATTTTCACCCTGCCCCGAAGGATACAATCGATATTTAGCTGTCCTTAGGGGCTATTATAGCGATCCTTGTTGTCAAATGCAACAATCAAGATTTCTCACAAACAAGTCTCCTTATAGGAAAGGAGACTTGTTAATTAACGACTTTTACTACTTTTATAAGACCATCTATTCTTTTTTCATTACTAAAGTAGGCTTTAATACGATCGCCTTTCTTCAAGTCGGCCACATCATCTTCGAATTTCTTTCCATTAAAAATGATTTTTGTGCCGTTTTTTGCTTGACCGTAATATTCATCTCCATCAATTTTCGTAATGGTATATTCATAGATGGTATAATCTTTATCATTATTTGTTAAGCTTTCACCAATGGCTGTTGGCACATCTTCAATTTTCATGCCATTCATGTATAAATAACCTGCGCCTAAACAAAGCAGTAAAACAAATAAGACGGCAATTTTCAATTTAATTTTCCCCATATTTAGAACCTCCATCATCTGCACTTCGCCTATTTGTATGTTTTATTCCTTCTTTTGATGAAATAAAACCAAAAAAGCTGATTTCCATTAATGGTTACTTATATAACGATTGAGTTGGACCTTTGGTTCCACCTTTTCATCATTACATATGATACGAATATGCGTTCTTTATTAAGGGGGTCTCTTTCCTCTTTATCCGTTAGTAGGGCGCACACCATTGATGATCATCTTTTTTCGAGTGCGAATAGATCTTCCTCTAACAATTGCGATCTCTGAACAGCAATGTTCCGGCTGTCACGAACCCCTTGATTATAATAGTAACTTCCAAGATTTTTTGTGATAAATTCTAGTATATTAATGGCTGCTAATTCACCAATCTCTTCTTCTCGTTCTTCGGCAAAGTAACGCTGAATAGCAATCATCATTTGATTTTTTTCTTCTTTTGTTAATGGTTTCAAATTATCTCCTGCTTTCTTTCAGCATGAAACACGCTTTTTTAATTTGCATTGACATCTGTTTTTCAGTTGAATGTGGCGACACCCACAAATGCGAATATTTGTTCTCTTATCATATCACAAAATCGAGTTCTGTCCATAACTGTCCTAAAAGAAAAAGCGTGTTTTGATAGCTTGATCAAAATACGCTTTCCCTATATTGACTGTTTTCCACGTAGACTGTTTATTTCAATATGGAAAGTATCGTCGCTACAGAATGATCTACAAATGAACGCTCTGGACGAGATTTCATGAGGACGGTAAGTCCAATGAAAGAAACGACCAGTGTCTGTGCTAAAGCTTTAGCATTCAGACTGCTTTCGAGCTCACCCGAGCGAATACCTTGAACAATCCTTTCTTCAAAAATGACCGAAAGATACATCTGATGCTCTCTTGTAAGAATTTCAAATTTCTCTTCGTGTGGCGCAAGTTCCACTATTGTATTGATGCAAAAACATCCTTTACTCGGACCATCTCTATATTCCTCTTCTACTAAATCTGCAAATAATGCATGAAATGCTTTCTTTGCAGAAAGATTGCTTTGAAGTTTTGTTCGAATATGGCCAGCATGCTGCTTTGTATATTTGCGTAATGCGGCCTCAAATAATTCCTCTTTATCTCCAAAAGCTGAGTATAAGCTTGGCCGCTGTATTCCCATTTTTGCAGTCAAATCGCTTAATGTAGTGGCCCTATACCCCTTTTCCCAAAAAAGCACCATTGCCTCATCCAACGCTTTTTCCTTATCAAATTCCCGTTGTCGAACCATCAGCAATTCCTCATTTCAACAATAAAATTTCTTCACAAAGTCAGCCATCTATTTCTTGATATTATTCTCTATTTGGTTACCAATCGGTACATTATAATTTTATTTTATTGACGTACTAATGTCAAATTGCCTTACCCTTTCAAGATCAGCATCAATTAACTGTATCAAAGTCTTGACTTTAAAACGTTTTGTTGGTTATCCTTAACATGAATCATAATATACCAAACAGTATATTATACTTTTTAGTACAAAAGGAGACGATGAAATGCATGGTGAAAGAAAAAATCACTTCCATTGAACATCTTGATATGGAAACGACTCATTTACCAATCAAACCGAGATCAACGATGACTCGCTATATGGCACTGCTGTTTGCGATAGCCTGCGGGATGGCAGTTGCAAACATATACTTTGCACAACCGTTATTAGACTCCCTCGCATCCGAGTTTGGTATCACCTATTCATCCATTGGCATGGTCATTACGATTACTCAGCTTTGTTATGCGCTGGGGCTGCTACTGATAGTACCACTTGGTGATCTATTGAATAGACGCCGGCTCATCATTGGTCAGATGCTTTTATCCGTGTTGTCTCTCATTCTAGTCGGCATCGCTCCTATCGTCACCGTCCTCTTTATAGGATTAGCTGTGGTCGGACTGCTTGCTGTGGTCACTCAAGTACTCGTAGCGTTCGCAGCGACTTGGGCCGCTCCAGAAGAGCGCGGTCGTATTGTTGGCTTGGTGCAAAGTGGAATCGTGATCGGGATTCTTCTCGCACGAACGTTTGCTGGTGTACTAACCGATCTCGCCGGCTGGAGGTCAGTCTACCTAGTTTCTGCCATTATGATGCTTATCATAACTGGCGTGTTGTTCCGAATTCTCCCGGGTGATGACAGCGAAAGAGAGTCATTATCCTATGCAAACCTGCTTCGTTCAATGTTTACATTGTTCAGACAAGAACGAATCCTGCGCATCCGTGGAATTCTGGCTCTTCTTATTTTTATTGTGTTTGGTACGTTATGGACTTCGCTCGTGCTGCCCCTCAGTACCACGCCATACAATCTTTCACATACGGCGATTGGTGCATTTGGTCTTGCTGGAGTTGCCGGAGCTCTAGGCGCTGCTCGGGCTGGAAGCCTTGCTGATCGGGGCTTAGGACAGTTAACAACTTGTATAGCCCTTGTCCTATTAATCGTTTCATGGTTTTTTATCTTTTTCACTGAATATTCACTTATTTTATTGATCATCGGTATTATCATTCTTGACCTATCTGTGCAGGCCGTACACGTGACCAATCAGAGTATGATTTTCACTGTGCGGCCTGAGGCGAGAAGCCGGCTTACTGCTGCTTATATGATTTTTTACTCCATCGGCAGTGCGACTGGTTCTATTGTTTCAACCAGCATATACGCAAACGATGGCTGGATCGGGGTATGTTTATTTGGTGCCTCTGTCAGTGCCATTGCCCTTTTGTATTGGATCATCACCTACCGCCTCACGGAACAAATAACCGTAAAATCAGATTTAACATAAAAAAACACCGCGATTAAGCGGTGTTTTGGATTAAGCATCGACAACTTCGACTTTTTCCATACCTTGGCCTTGTTCCATATCTAGAACAGCCTCGATACCAGATGTTACTTTGCCAAAAACAGTGTGAACACCGTTTAAATGCGGCTGAGGGTCATGTACGATAAAGAATTGGCTGCCGCCTGTATCTTTACCAGCATGCGCCATTGATAATGAACCTCTTTCGTGTTGATGTGGATTCCCTTCTGTTTCACATTTAATTGTGTAACCAGGACCACCAGTTCCATTACCGTTTGGATCGCCGCCTTGGCTTACGAAGCCTGGGATGACGCGGTGGAATTTCAATCCATCGTAGAAGCCTTCATTCGCTAATTTTTCAAAGTTTGCTACTGTACCTGGAGCAGCCTCTGGGTATAGTTCAAACTCAATTTTCTTACCATTCGTTAGTTGTATGTATCCTTTTTTCGCCATTTTTCACATTCTCCTTTCAGGTTAAACAACGCTCATTATAGCACATTTTCGGTGATGTTAAACATCCCCTGCTCTTTGATTGTGATTTACCTCTTTTCTTAGGATTGATACAATAGAAGAGCTTGATCCTTTTTTCCTATTAAATTGATGACAGACTGTGCAACATGTCTTCATTTATTAGAAAAGGAAAACATCTTAAAAAGAAAATTGAAACGTCGAATCGATTTGTTACGTCTATATGATGGAGTGCATTTCTTTACGTGTGCTCAAAAGATGAGTTTCTCTAAAAGAGGAACCCTTTCGACTTGAAGGAGGTCAACATGTTTAAAAAATCAATGCTTGGTATGATGGCAGCGCTCCTTTTCCTCATTGGTGCGCCAAAAGTCAGCTTAGCGGATGCAGCTGTCGGCGATGTCATCGTCACACTTGGGCAAGACTTAACTCCGGCTGATCGCCAGAAGGTGCTTGACGAGTTGAATCCACCTGAAAATGCGACAAAAATTGAAGTAACCAATAAAGAAGAGCATGAATATTTAGGAAAGTATATCCCTCGTTCTTCTATCGGGACGAGAGCATTATCATCTTCATCTATCACCATTGAAAAATCAGGTACTGGTCTGACTGTGGATACACATAACATCAAGACCATTACAGATGAGATGTATTTAAATGCTTTAATGACAGCCGGTGTCAAGGATGCCAAGGTTGTCGTGACTGCGCCGTTTGAAGTTTCTGGTACAGCCGCACTGACGGGTCTATTAAAAGCCTATGAAGTGTCAAGCGACAAAGCCATTCCAGAAGATGTGAAACAGGTAGCAAACGAAGAGCTTGTGACAACTTCTAAATTGGGTGACTCCATCGGGAAAGACAATGCTTCTGCCCTTATTGCAAAAATCAAGGATGACATTGCGAAAAATGGTGTCCCTAAAACAACAAAAGAAGTCGAAGAAAAAGTGGATCAGGCTGCTTCTGATTTAAACTTAAATCTAACGCAAGATCAAAAGGATCAGCTTGTTTCACTATTCGATAAAATGAAGAACATCAATATCGATTGGAGCCAAGTAGGATCTCAAATCGATAAAGCAAAAGACAAGATTACGAAATTCATAGAATCAGATGAAGGGAAAAACCTTCTTCAAAAGATTTGGGATTTCTTTGTCTCCATTTGGAACGCAATCGTCTCTGTATTTACTGGAGGAAAATAAGTCATCATAAAAAGCTGCCTGTACATCAGGCAGCTTTTTTACGTAGATGATTTCACTTTTGATTGATACGGTAAATCAAGTTTGACAATATCGGCATATGTTTCGCGTTCAACGACAAGCTGCGCTTCCCCGTCTTCTACAAATACAACAGCCGGGCGCGGGATGCGGTTATAGTTGTTTGACATACTGTAGCCGTAAGCTCCGGTACAAAAGACAGCTAATAAATCTCCTTGTGATAACTCTGGCAAATCGATATCCCAAATGAGCATATCTCCGCTTTCACAGCATTTCCCTGCAATGGAAACCGTTTGATCATGCGCTTGGCTCATTTTGTTGGCACTTGCCGCTTCATATTTCGCTTGATATAAAGCTGGACGAATGTTGTCACTCATTCCCCCATCTACCGCAATATAATCGCGAATGCCAGGTACATGTTTTGATGAGCCGATCGTATAAAGCGTTGTCCCTGCATCTCCAACGAGAGAGCGGCCTGGCTCAATCCAAATTTCCGGCATATCAAACTCATAGCGGGCTACGTTCTCTTTTACAGCTTGGATAATTTTCTCGACGTATTCTGTCGCAGGAAGTGGTTCATCTTCTTCTGTATAACGGATACCAAAGCCGCCGCCTAAGTTTAACACGGTCGAAATAAAACCAAATGATTCTCTCCATTCATCTAGCTTCAAAAAGATTTTATCTGCTGCAAGGACAAAACCAGCCGTATCAAAAATTTGTGAACCGATATGGCAATGAACGCCTAAAAGCTCGATCACTTCTGATCCAAGCACTTGTTTCACCGCTTCATCTGCTTGTCCATTGTGAAGGTCAAAGCCAAATTTGGAATCCTCTTGGCCTGTTGTAATGTAATCATGTGTATGCGCTTCGACACCTGGTGTAATACGGAGCAGCACTTTCACCTGTTTTGACAGCTCTTGACCAAGCTCTTCAATGAGCTTCATTTCGTAGAAATTATCTACGACAATACAGCCGATCTCGTGCTCTAACGCCATTTTCAATTCTTCCCTGCTTTTATTGTTGCCATGGAAATGAATTTTTTCTACCGGAAACCCGGCGCAAATGGCTGTGTGAAGCTCCCCTCCTGATACGACATCAAGAGATAATCCTTCTTCCTTGGCAAGCTGAAACATGGCGATGGAGGAAAATGCTTTACTCGCATATGCTACCTGCGCTGTTAACTCTTCTTCTATAAATGCTTTTTGAAAGCTTTTTGCACGCTCCCGTATTAAAGCCACATCATATACATAAAGTGGTGTCCCATACGTTTCAGCTAAAGAAACGGCATCAACACCACCAATTTCTAAATGACCGAGTTCATTTTGTCTGCAAGTGCCGTGTAAATACAATGTCATTCCCTCTTTCTCCGCCTCGGCTGAAAAAAGACAGCTGCGTGAGCTGCCTTTTGCCGTTTCTCAAAGTTAAAAATACAATATCACAATCTTCAGCCACTTTCAATGAGCGTTAAGAATTTGGCGGAATTTTTGATCTGTTTTGAGGGTGAACGATGCTTGGCCTTACTTTTGAGCCAGGAACAGACGTCCGAATTAACACTTGCCATAAAGCTTTCCCATTAAAAGGAAGAAACGGCCACATATAAGGCGTCTGCAATGAACGTATGGATGTTAAATATATGATTAACAACGTAAAACCAATGATGAGTCCATTCAGCTTAAAGATCGCAACGAGTGCTAGTATGATGAGTCGTACAATCTTATTGGCGACACTCAGCTCATAGCTTGGCGTTGTAAATGTCCCGATAGCCGCTAGTGAGACGTATAAGATGACCTCTGGCGTAAATAAACCGACATCAATGGCGATTTGTCCAATTAAAACAGCCGCAATCAGCCCCATGGCGGTCGACAAAGCGGTTGGCGTATGAATCGCTGCCATCCTTAAAAATTCCACCCCAAAATCAGCAAGGAATACTTGTAATATGACCGGGATATGAGAAGGTTTATTAAAGCCAATATAGCTTAAATGATCCGGCAGAAGACTTGGTTCGAGGATAAACAGAAACCAAATCGGTAAAAGAAACGTTGAACATAAAATGCCTAAAAAGCGTACCCATCTTAGGAACGTACCAACTGCAGGTGCCTGGCGGTATTCTTCTGCGTGCTGAACGTGGTGAAAAATGGTGGTTGGCGTAATGATGACACTAGGAGATGTATCCGTAATGATGATGACATGACCTTCTAGTATATGGTTAGCGGCGACATCTGGACGCTCGGTGTAGCGTACAAGGGGAAAGGGATTGTATCCTTGTTTAATAATGAATTCTTCAATCGTTTTATCAGACATCGTCAGCCCATCGACTTTGATTCCTGATACTTCTTTCTCTATAATATCGACAAGATCTGGGTCCGCAATATCTTCAATGTAGCAAACACATACATCCGCTTTCGAACGTTCGCCTACTTTGAGCATTTTGTATCTCAGTTTTTCATCTCGCACCCGTCTTCGTATGAGCGCTGTATTGACAATAATGTTTTCAACAAAGCCGTCTCTTGCGCCCCGGACAACCTTTTCTGTATCCGGCTCCTCTGGCATTCTGCCAGGATAGCTTCTGACATCAATGATAAATGCGTAGTTTTCACCTTCTACTACAACTGCCACAAGCCCCGACAGTACTTGGTCTACCGCTTCATCGAGCGTTTCAACCTTTGAGACCTGCTGATTGACTAGACGGTTCTCGACCACACGTGCCAGATCATCTGATTCAGGTTCGTTGTCATTGATTTCAATTAGCTCTTTTAATAAGTAGATGACATACTGTGTATCACACAGTCCGTTTACATAGTAAAGTTGGATTTCCTGATCGTGTATATAAATTTTCCGCACGCCAAGGTCAAAGCTGAGACCCATTCCGACATTTTCCTTGAAGTAATCTTCATTTTTCTTCGGGTCTCGGTACACGTTTACCTTGTCTTTCTTCATGGAAACCACTCCTTTCTAAAATTAATTCAACTGCTTTCATTGTGATCGGAGATCCCTTGCTCAGATCATCTTTACGTCCCATTTTGCCAATATCTCCAATCCCAACAACAAACGGAAGATGGAGCGAGTCAAGACAATACACTGTATCCCCGCTCATTTTATGAGGCTCCATTTCAGGAAGACCATGCTTGTCGACACCGTATTCTGTCAGTTCACCCTCCCGGTCAATGGAAACATGAACTTTTGTCCATTCAGCTTGATGCGTTTTGGATGCAACGGCGATCGCTCCTATGACTTCAATTTCAGGGTGACGCGCCACATGCTTCATCGCCGTCTCCCCTGTTCCTTCACCTGTCAGGCCAGAGTCATCAAACATGACAAACACTGGATCATACGGCGTTTTTAAAATCATCTGTACAAGTTCAGGCCCTGTCCGTTTGCTTGGATTTCCTTTTGAGCTGGAAATACATCGTCCACCGACTTTTTTAGCAGCAAGCTCAATGGTTTTGGCAGCATATATATCTCCGTCTGTCACTAAAATGACTTTCCGTCTTTGCCCCATATTAGGTTATCCTTTCGGTTTAAAGATAAGAGCGATAATAAATGAGAATAAAATCGCAGCTGATATTCCAGCAGAAGTTAATTCAAAAATACCGATCCCGATTCCGATGAACCCGTGTACATCTGCCTGATGCATCGCCCCATGAAGCAAGCTATGACCAAAGCTGACGATTGGTACGGTTGCGCCCGCACCAGCAAATTCAATAAATTTATCATAAATACCGAAACCGTCTAATATGGTACCCGCCACAACAAAGGTGGTCATGACATGTGCAGGCGTAAGTTTGAGTACGTCTAGTAAAAGCTGGCCAATGACGCAAATAAGTCCGCCTGCAACAAAAGCGATAAGATAATCCATTAGCTCTCTCCTCCTGCACGCTCAAATACGACACCGTGCGCAATGGTTGGAATGGTCTCTTTTTGCTGGACCATCGTCGGGCTGAGAAGTGCCCCGGTTGCGACAACCAGTACTCTTTGCAAATTCCCTGCCTTCATTTCTTGAAAGATGTGACTGAATGTCACAACAGCTGAACACGCACAGCCGCTGCCTCCAGCGAACACGTTTTGATCGGGTGTATAGATGATTAATCCGCAATCATCGTGCTTTCGGCCGAGCTGAATGCCGTCTTCTTTGAGCAGATCCTTTAAGATCGGTGAGCCAATGCCAGATAGATCACCTGTTAAAATAAGATCGTAATCGTCAACCGTTCTCCCTAGATCTTCTAAATGCTGCTTGATGGTATCTGCTGCTGCCGGTGCCATTGCCGACCCCATGTCAAATGGGTCTGTAATCCCAAGATCCATAACTCGTCCCACAGTTGCGCTTGTAATTTGAATTTGGGAGGGCTCTTGGCTGATAATAACGGCCCCGCTCCCAGTCACTGTACTTGTCGCTGTATCTGGTTTTTGTCCGCCGTATTCTGTCGGATTACGAAATTGGCGTTCTGCCGTCGCATTATGACTGCTTGTCGCAGCAATGGCTCTTTTTGCAAAACCACCATCTACTAATGCCGAAGCAATGGCGACCGATTCCATTGATGTGGAGCATGCTCCAAATAAACAAAGAAACGGGATTTTAAGTTCTCTTGCCACATAGTTTGCTGTGACGTTTTGATTCAGTAAGTCTCCTGCCAGCAAAAGATCAACATCGCTTTTTTGCAAATTTGCTTTTGATAAAGCGGTTGATATCGCATCATCCATGAGCTGCCTTTCAGCCATTTCCCAGTTCTTTTGATAACAATGCATTTCGTCGTATGTTTTATCAATTAGATGACCGATCGGGCCTTCTTTTTCTTTCGGTCCTGCAGCTGTTCCTTCTGCATTGACATAAAGCTTGTGCTCAAATACCCAAGATTGTTTACCTGTTAGTTTCACGTTTCATTCCTCCTACGAAAACGCCTTTTCCAAGATGTATCGAATGATCCCTACGACATATGCCGAGACGACACCAAAAACAATGACGTTCCCAGCAAGCTTAAACATGTTCGTGGCTACACCTAACACAAGCCCTTCACTTCTATGTTCAAGAGCAGCACTTGTCATGCTGTTTGCAAACCCTGTCACCGGGACAGCGGATCCCGCTCCAGCAAACTGGCCGATTCTATCGTAAATACCGATACCAGTTAATATAGAAGAAATTAAAATGAGGGTCGCTACGGTTGGGTTCCCTGCTGTCTTTTCATTAAAATCAAAAAAGTGAATATAGAAATTTTGCAGCCCCTCACCTATGGCACAGATCAATCCACCAACAAGAAAAGCCTTGATGCAGTTGAGGACATAAGGAGGTTTAGGCTGATACGTTTTCACCTTAGATGGATAGTTCTCTTTTAAACTCGACACGTGTTGTTCCCTCCAAATTCTTAAATATAAATCAGCCAATGAAATAGTGAACCAAATACCTTTCCTAAGACAATGGCCATGAGAAGCAAAACAATTTTCCCGTCCATTCCAATTCTTTTCGTTAATATAGGAAGTACATTTAATACTTCAGTCAGCGCAGCTGCAAGCATGCCGACGAAGATGCCCGCTAAAAGACCGATCGGAAGTGCCAGCCATTTGGATAAATGCAAATGTATTGGACTTAAGGTTGCCCAGCCGCCAACGACCGCCCCGCTGATGACAGCCGCCTCGTACCCTTGTATGAAGCACTGCGTTTTGGTTAATTGCATTAAACGAGGGATGATGCCCAGCACTGTGAGAAATGCCACAAATCCTGCTCCTACCGTTAAACCGCCGCCAAGTCCAACAAGCACGACAAAAAGCCACTTACCGATCATGAATGTCTTTCATTGTCTCTTTATTTTCTTTGAGGGCGACATAATGATCGAGTTCGAGCTGATATTTAAACATTTCCACTTCAAGCGGACTTGGTTCTTCATTTAAACGCTTTTTAAATACATGATTGAAAAATAAAATCATGCCGAAGCCTAGTCCGAAGCTATATGGAATTTGCAATAAATAAGGATGCTCAACCGTTTTTCCTGTGATCATTTCATATAGGCGGATATGAACGAGCCGCATACTGACATCCTCGTGAAAATTCATAATGGCAAGCGCCGCTCCGACAAATAACAGGAGCCATACAAACACAAATAAAACGGGAGAAAGCTGGCGTTTGCCTGTATCAATTTCGACAATGGCCTCAGCGCCTCCAACGGTTTGAATGTCGATGTCTGGCCATGTTTTTTTGATCGTTTTGACCACATGCATGATATCAAGAACGGCGATGTGACGATCCTTTTTACTGACATGATATATCGGCATTTTGCTAAGCTTTTGCACAGCAAACTCATCACCAGTGATTTGGGCGATATCTTCTAAATAAATGAGCTGATCATTACCGGTCTTGATTCGATGGCGCAGCCGAAGAAAGATTTGTCCGTCCATCCAAGTCACTTCCTAAACGATGGGTTAAAAAT is drawn from Bacillus pumilus and contains these coding sequences:
- a CDS encoding stage V sporulation protein AB: MIGKWLFVVLVGLGGGLTVGAGFVAFLTVLGIIPRLMQLTKTQCFIQGYEAAVISGAVVGGWATLSPIHLHLSKWLALPIGLLAGIFVGMLAAALTEVLNVLPILTKRIGMDGKIVLLLMAIVLGKVFGSLFHWLIYI
- a CDS encoding MFS transporter — protein: MVKEKITSIEHLDMETTHLPIKPRSTMTRYMALLFAIACGMAVANIYFAQPLLDSLASEFGITYSSIGMVITITQLCYALGLLLIVPLGDLLNRRRLIIGQMLLSVLSLILVGIAPIVTVLFIGLAVVGLLAVVTQVLVAFAATWAAPEERGRIVGLVQSGIVIGILLARTFAGVLTDLAGWRSVYLVSAIMMLIITGVLFRILPGDDSERESLSYANLLRSMFTLFRQERILRIRGILALLIFIVFGTLWTSLVLPLSTTPYNLSHTAIGAFGLAGVAGALGAARAGSLADRGLGQLTTCIALVLLIVSWFFIFFTEYSLILLIIGIIILDLSVQAVHVTNQSMIFTVRPEARSRLTAAYMIFYSIGSATGSIVSTSIYANDGWIGVCLFGASVSAIALLYWIITYRLTEQITVKSDLT
- a CDS encoding peptidylprolyl isomerase → MAKKGYIQLTNGKKIEFELYPEAAPGTVANFEKLANEGFYDGLKFHRVIPGFVSQGGDPNGNGTGGPGYTIKCETEGNPHQHERGSLSMAHAGKDTGGSQFFIVHDPQPHLNGVHTVFGKVTSGIEAVLDMEQGQGMEKVEVVDA
- a CDS encoding spore germination protein → MKKDKVNVYRDPKKNEDYFKENVGMGLSFDLGVRKIYIHDQEIQLYYVNGLCDTQYVIYLLKELIEINDNEPESDDLARVVENRLVNQQVSKVETLDEAVDQVLSGLVAVVVEGENYAFIIDVRSYPGRMPEEPDTEKVVRGARDGFVENIIVNTALIRRRVRDEKLRYKMLKVGERSKADVCVCYIEDIADPDLVDIIEKEVSGIKVDGLTMSDKTIEEFIIKQGYNPFPLVRYTERPDVAANHILEGHVIIITDTSPSVIITPTTIFHHVQHAEEYRQAPAVGTFLRWVRFLGILCSTFLLPIWFLFILEPSLLPDHLSYIGFNKPSHIPVILQVFLADFGVEFLRMAAIHTPTALSTAMGLIAAVLIGQIAIDVGLFTPEVILYVSLAAIGTFTTPSYELSVANKIVRLIILALVAIFKLNGLIIGFTLLIIYLTSIRSLQTPYMWPFLPFNGKALWQVLIRTSVPGSKVRPSIVHPQNRSKIPPNS
- a CDS encoding DUF2164 domain-containing protein: MKPLTKEEKNQMMIAIQRYFAEEREEEIGELAAINILEFITKNLGSYYYNQGVRDSRNIAVQRSQLLEEDLFALEKR
- the lysA gene encoding diaminopimelate decarboxylase, with product MYLHGTCRQNELGHLEIGGVDAVSLAETYGTPLYVYDVALIRERAKSFQKAFIEEELTAQVAYASKAFSSIAMFQLAKEEGLSLDVVSGGELHTAICAGFPVEKIHFHGNNKSREELKMALEHEIGCIVVDNFYEMKLIEELGQELSKQVKVLLRITPGVEAHTHDYITTGQEDSKFGFDLHNGQADEAVKQVLGSEVIELLGVHCHIGSQIFDTAGFVLAADKIFLKLDEWRESFGFISTVLNLGGGFGIRYTEEDEPLPATEYVEKIIQAVKENVARYEFDMPEIWIEPGRSLVGDAGTTLYTIGSSKHVPGIRDYIAVDGGMSDNIRPALYQAKYEAASANKMSQAHDQTVSIAGKCCESGDMLIWDIDLPELSQGDLLAVFCTGAYGYSMSNNYNRIPRPAVVFVEDGEAQLVVERETYADIVKLDLPYQSKVKSST
- a CDS encoding stage V sporulation protein AE, producing the protein MGQRRKVILVTDGDIYAAKTIELAAKKVGGRCISSSKGNPSKRTGPELVQMILKTPYDPVFVMFDDSGLTGEGTGETAMKHVARHPEIEVIGAIAVASKTHQAEWTKVHVSIDREGELTEYGVDKHGLPEMEPHKMSGDTVYCLDSLHLPFVVGIGDIGKMGRKDDLSKGSPITMKAVELILERSGFHEERQGKRVPRPEEK
- the spoVAC gene encoding stage V sporulation protein AC, whose protein sequence is MSSLKENYPSKVKTYQPKPPYVLNCIKAFLVGGLICAIGEGLQNFYIHFFDFNEKTAGNPTVATLILISSILTGIGIYDRIGQFAGAGSAVPVTGFANSMTSAALEHRSEGLVLGVATNMFKLAGNVIVFGVVSAYVVGIIRYILEKAFS
- the spoVAE gene encoding stage V sporulation protein AE → MDYLIAFVAGGLICVIGQLLLDVLKLTPAHVMTTFVVAGTILDGFGIYDKFIEFAGAGATVPIVSFGHSLLHGAMHQADVHGFIGIGIGIFELTSAGISAAILFSFIIALIFKPKG
- a CDS encoding TetR/AcrR family transcriptional regulator; this translates as MVRQREFDKEKALDEAMVLFWEKGYRATTLSDLTAKMGIQRPSLYSAFGDKEELFEAALRKYTKQHAGHIRTKLQSNLSAKKAFHALFADLVEEEYRDGPSKGCFCINTIVELAPHEEKFEILTREHQMYLSVIFEERIVQGIRSGELESSLNAKALAQTLVVSFIGLTVLMKSRPERSFVDHSVATILSILK
- a CDS encoding DUF1002 domain-containing protein; this translates as MFKKSMLGMMAALLFLIGAPKVSLADAAVGDVIVTLGQDLTPADRQKVLDELNPPENATKIEVTNKEEHEYLGKYIPRSSIGTRALSSSSITIEKSGTGLTVDTHNIKTITDEMYLNALMTAGVKDAKVVVTAPFEVSGTAALTGLLKAYEVSSDKAIPEDVKQVANEELVTTSKLGDSIGKDNASALIAKIKDDIAKNGVPKTTKEVEEKVDQAASDLNLNLTQDQKDQLVSLFDKMKNINIDWSQVGSQIDKAKDKITKFIESDEGKNLLQKIWDFFVSIWNAIVSVFTGGK
- the spoVAD gene encoding stage V sporulation protein AD, translating into MKLTGKQSWVFEHKLYVNAEGTAAGPKEKEGPIGHLIDKTYDEMHCYQKNWEMAERQLMDDAISTALSKANLQKSDVDLLLAGDLLNQNVTANYVARELKIPFLCLFGACSTSMESVAIASALVDGGFAKRAIAATSSHNATAERQFRNPTEYGGQKPDTATSTVTGSGAVIISQEPSQIQITSATVGRVMDLGITDPFDMGSAMAPAAADTIKQHLEDLGRTVDDYDLILTGDLSGIGSPILKDLLKEDGIQLGRKHDDCGLIIYTPDQNVFAGGSGCACSAVVTFSHIFQEMKAGNLQRVLVVATGALLSPTMVQQKETIPTIAHGVVFERAGGES
- a CDS encoding stage V sporulation protein AA gives rise to the protein MDGQIFLRLRHRIKTGNDQLIYLEDIAQITGDEFAVQKLSKMPIYHVSKKDRHIAVLDIMHVVKTIKKTWPDIDIQTVGGAEAIVEIDTGKRQLSPVLFVFVWLLLFVGAALAIMNFHEDVSMRLVHIRLYEMITGKTVEHPYLLQIPYSFGLGFGMILFFNHVFKKRLNEEPSPLEVEMFKYQLELDHYVALKENKETMKDIHDR